In Carassius carassius chromosome 27, fCarCar2.1, whole genome shotgun sequence, the sequence CAATCCCACCAGCAGCTCTTTCAGGAAGAACGGGAGCCAGCACAGGATAAAGGCTCCCAGGATGAGCCCCAGAATCCGAGCCGCCTTCCTCTCCCGAGACGTGCAGATCTGGTTCCTCTCGTCCAGCTCCGGTGTCTCCATGTCGAGCGGCGCACGGACGGCAGCATGGTTGCGGTCGAACTCCGTGGTGTGGTCAGAGGTGGAGACGCAGAAGGCGTGCTTGACACGACAGCGGTTCAGCGAGTTGGTGCTGTCAGTGCTGCGGCTGCTGAGATAGCGTGAGGAGCCGCGCTTCTGGTACAGCGTCTTGGCGGCGCTGTAAATCCGGGAGTACAGGATAAGGATGAGAGTCATGGGGATGTAGAAAGCACCGAATGTGGAGTAGATGGTGTAGCCCACGTGATCGTGCTCGATGATGCACTGCTGCGGGCCAGTCCCGTCCCCGCGCTGCCTCCAGAACAGAGGCGGAATGGAGATGAAGATGGAGATGAACCAGACGGTGGCCACCATGACACCGGCACGCCGGGCCGTCCTCTTGCGGGCGTACTCGATGGCTTTAGTGATGGCCCAGTAGCGGTCGAGCGCGATCACACACAGGTGCAGGATGGAGCAGGTGCAGCAGGTCATGTCAACACTCAGCCATGCCTCGCACACGAACGGCCCCAGCAGCCAGGTCTCAGTGGTGATGTAGAGGATGCTGATGGGCATCACTAGCACGGCCACCAGGAAATCAGTGACGGCCAGGGAGCAGATGAGGTAGTTTGCAGGGAGGTGGAGCTTCTTGGTGGTGCAGATGGCTGCGATGACAGCCCCGTTCACCACGGCCGTCAGCAGCGTCAACAGCGCTAGCAGAGCCACCACGGCCAGTCGCTCCATCAACAGCTCCATTCCAAAGGCCGATCCTGGGGTGGCAGTGGTGTTGGTGGTGTTGGCCGGAGAGCCCAGGTAACGCTCCATCTCCATCCCACAGCCTCTCCCTCagtcaggaggatccctctgccCAGGACTAAAGCCCCAAAGACCTGCGTGCTGGATCAGTGACGGCCTGCCACACACACAGTTAACATGCCATTAATGTCAAATTAGTTACTTAAAAGGATTACTAATGACTAGGGTTGCTGCAAAAAGGTGGAACATTTCCAGTACATTCAGGAAACATTCTAGAAATTTTGAAAATTTTCTAGGATTTTTTGGAATCTTCCAGGAATTTTTGGAAATTTTCTGGAAATGTCCCACCCTACAAGTGATTTAAAATTTCCAGAGCATGCAGACACAGTGGCACCTAAATTGACTGTCTATGCAGTAGAAAtgtgaaaacattttgaaatcggTGCTAAATGACTAGAGAAAATGGCCTCTGTCAATCCCACTGTCTGTAGTTCAATCTGCACAGTTAAAACCAACTAAAATTTGACCAAAGTGCTGCACAGTAATAGAAATACAGAAATAGAAATACAGGAACAACAATattcaaaacaaagcaaaacagtaCTCGAGACTGTATACATTTTTACGGTACATTAAAAACCAAGGAAAACAGATTAGTTTAAGCAGAGATTCTAAATCATAAATTGTTTGAGTAGCTTTAACACACAATGGAAGACTGTTCCACAGTTTAAGGCCGATAACAGAAAAAGCTGGATCCCGGCCTTGACTATTGCCAAGAGCCTTAAGTGGTAAAAGCTTTTTTATAAAGGAAAGATAACCATCCCAGATTAAAATTTTGCATATTATTCCAATCAGGGAGACAAAACACAGCAAGCTCTGTTTTGGATTTAAGTTTAGAAAGTTTAGTGACATCCAATGTTTTAAATTAGTTTAGAAAGCTAAAAAAAGTACAACCCAGCTAACTGAATTTTGTTATAAGAACATTCTGCAAATATTCAGTGTTGGTTCTAGGAACATAGAAAATGTTCGGTTTTCTTGATGTTAGAGGAACGTTTTTAACGttcagttagaaaatgattttacataaaataaaataaaaaaccagtgaaaatatagtgcaatcagttcggacatcgcacagtgctcattcaataaatgcacagctaaacagatgagttttgagtctagatttaaatgtgaccagtgttttagcacatctcttctggaagctgattccagctgcgggcggcatagtaactaaaggaggactccccttgttttgtgtgaacccttggtatttctaactgactcgatcctaatgatctgagtgctctgttaggtttatattcagtgaacatatctgcaatatatttcggtcctaggtcatttagtgacttatatacgagtaaaagtactttaaagtcaatcctaaatgtaactggaagccagtgtaaggacctgaggactggtgtgatgtGCTGGTTcttgtcagaatcctggcagcagcgttctggatgagctgcagctgtctaatggtctttttgggaaggccggtgaggagcccattacaatagtccaccctgctggggatgaaggcatgaacaagtttccccaagtcttggctggaaacaaaacatctaattgttgcaatgtttttttgaatgatagtatgctgatttagttactgctttgacatgactactgaaactaaggtctgtctccagaatcacaccaagattcctgacttgatttttagttgtttgacccctagagtcaaggtatgcattcaccttgaacacttcatctttgtttccaaatgcaatgacttcagttttttcttgtttaactgaagaaagttctggcacatccaactattattttcatcaatgcattggcagagggagtcaattgggctgtagtcatttggagataaggctaggtaaatctgggtatcatcagcatagctgtgataggcaatttggttctttctcattatttgacttagtgggagcatatacaggctaaacaagagcggtgcaagaattgagccttgtgggactccgcatgtcatggacgtccacttagacttatgctcttctatactcacataataacctctctcttctaagtatgaccttaatcatttgagtaccatcccagaaagcccgacccagttttccagtctctctagtagtatgttatgatcgacagtgtcaaacgcagcactgagatctagcaataccagcaccgatattttgccagagtcataatttaagcgaatatcatttattatcttaatgagtgctgtctctgtgctgtgatgcggtcgaaaaccggattgaaaattgtccaggtatccatttgagtttaagtatttgttcagctgattaaaaaatgaccttttctataattttgcctataaaaagaagattagatattggtctaaaattgctcaaaatggtgttttcaagattgctctttttcaggaggggcttaacaactgcagttttcagggagtttggaaacaTCCCAGagagaagtgaggcgttcaccacttctaaaagatctgcttctaagcagttaagcacacttttgaaaaaagatgtgggaagtgtgtcaagatagcaggttgacgattttaggtgctgcactatgtcttccagaattttgctatcaattgcttcaaaaatagacatagtatcttttttatattgtggcctaatctgtctgacctctgcattacttgaggatgtgctaatcgccttccggatattgatgatcttctcagaaaagaagaatgcaaactcattgcatttgctgtctgagagcatttcactgggaatctgacttggggggtttgtcagtctctcaacagtggcactgctctgggtgtgtgttcacggtgtgtgtgtgtgtgttcacttctcactgctgtgtgtgtgtgaactaggATGgggtaaatgcagagcaccaattccgaggaTGGGTTAGTATggcttttttcacttttttttttacaagtaacgTAACGTTTCAAATAGTAAAGTACtgcatttactttttaatttacaggaaaatatctgagttactttttcaaaaaagtaatgccagttaTTTTGTTTTCCCATGTATTGACTGACAAGTCCCCTGTCCCAATATtaggagaaatcggaagtacagaggcgttgtgtgcactgtgtaaacatgatgtagttctagactaaatgtgaatatgcatttattcatcccacagatttagtattcatcaaaatgaattaaaacgcaaacctgcaataattaaatgttaaataacacaaatatatctaatcccattttattaactaatgtctttgcagctgacctttgatgatccagttcaaccatactaataagcaaaaatgactttagataaactaacaattgtgcttcattgttctttatttatatattgttgaAGTGTGTTAATCCTTCTTCTCCTgtattctactgtacagacgtgaatttacttttacTTCATCCTGAGGATTagtcattacactttttggtgtgaaaaggcttttacatttgctataaatagaactacttatattcaaaacaattaagccctgcttttatttgaaaagtaatgcgaaagtaacgcaaaagtaatgtaatgcattactttccataaaacgTAACTAAGTaataagttacttttttagggagtaacccaatattgtaatgcattacttttaactttccccaacactatTAATTGTAGCActttacaagtaaaaaaaatgctAT encodes:
- the LOC132107359 gene encoding 5-hydroxytryptamine receptor 1E-like produces the protein MEMERYLGSPANTTNTTATPGSAFGMELLMERLAVVALLALLTLLTAVVNGAVIAAICTTKKLHLPANYLICSLAVTDFLVAVLVMPISILYITTETWLLGPFVCEAWLSVDMTCCTCSILHLCVIALDRYWAITKAIEYARKRTARRAGVMVATVWFISIFISIPPLFWRQRGDGTGPQQCIIEHDHVGYTIYSTFGAFYIPMTLILILYSRIYSAAKTLYQKRGSSRYLSSRSTDSTNSLNRCRVKHAFCVSTSDHTTEFDRNHAAVRAPLDMETPELDERNQICTSRERKAARILGLILGAFILCWLPFFLKELLVGLNVPSPSPQVSDALTWLGYINSLINPLLYTIFNEDFKQAFKRLFRWKEHT